The Paenibacillus sp. MBLB1832 genome has a window encoding:
- the mmgD gene encoding citrate synthase yields MSDLYLPGLENIVASETSISYLDVEKEEIVIRGYDLMELAVQVTFLDVAVLLLDGILPDGGARAALQASIISAYGLPQNVRAILHLLPEHTDAMDVLRTGISALASFDEELDDRSPAANRRKAIRLLAKVPQIVAYGHRALTKQPFIEPDRSLSYTANFLYMLTGKVPSPLEESIFDQSLIVYSEHEMPNSTFTARVIASTQSDLYGALVGAVSSLKGTLHGGANEAVMAMLLEAGSEEAMEPLILSKLAKRERIMGFGHRVYMKRPDPRALLMKDALALLAAHLNQPDLYHMCVRGEEVMRREKGLHPNLDYYAAPVYYLLGIPISLFTPVFLAARTLGISAHVMEQHANNRLFRPRVRYTGPRDLHPPVVEDDLGSEEEEEG; encoded by the coding sequence ATGAGTGATCTCTATCTGCCAGGGCTTGAAAATATTGTAGCTAGCGAAACCAGCATTTCCTATCTGGATGTCGAGAAAGAAGAAATTGTCATTCGAGGCTATGATTTAATGGAACTTGCGGTACAGGTGACGTTCCTGGATGTGGCGGTTCTACTATTGGATGGCATCCTGCCAGATGGAGGTGCTCGCGCTGCGTTGCAAGCAAGTATTATATCTGCGTATGGGCTGCCGCAAAATGTGCGCGCGATTCTTCACCTACTGCCCGAGCATACCGATGCTATGGACGTCTTACGTACGGGGATTTCAGCTCTGGCCAGCTTCGATGAAGAGCTTGATGATCGATCTCCAGCGGCTAATCGCCGTAAAGCGATTCGGTTGCTCGCTAAAGTGCCGCAAATTGTTGCCTATGGGCATCGCGCGTTGACGAAGCAGCCTTTTATCGAGCCTGATAGGAGCCTTTCGTATACGGCAAATTTCTTGTATATGTTGACGGGGAAGGTGCCTTCACCGCTGGAAGAGTCGATTTTCGATCAGTCCTTGATTGTGTACAGCGAACACGAAATGCCGAATTCGACGTTCACCGCCAGAGTGATTGCGTCGACGCAGTCCGACTTGTACGGTGCGCTAGTGGGTGCGGTTTCCTCTTTGAAAGGAACGCTGCACGGCGGCGCGAATGAAGCGGTTATGGCAATGCTGCTGGAGGCAGGCAGTGAAGAAGCAATGGAACCGCTGATTCTATCCAAGTTAGCAAAACGTGAGCGAATCATGGGATTTGGCCATCGGGTGTATATGAAAAGGCCTGATCCGCGCGCGTTGCTGATGAAGGATGCTTTAGCCCTGTTAGCGGCACATTTGAATCAACCTGATCTCTATCACATGTGTGTGCGAGGTGAAGAGGTCATGCGAAGGGAGAAAGGGCTGCATCCGAATTTGGATTACTATGCTGCTCCTGTTTACTACTTGCTTGGCATTCCAATTTCATTGTTCACGCCCGTGTTTCTGGCTGCGCGAACGTTGGGAATTTCGGCACATGTGATGGAACAGCATGCGAATAACCGACTCTTCCGCCCGCGGGTTCGCTATACAGGACCGCGAGATTTGCATCCGCCTGTGGTGGAGGATGATCTGGGTAGTGAAGAGGAGGAGGAGGGATGA
- a CDS encoding bifunctional 2-methylcitrate dehydratase/aconitate hydratase translates to MSSAANHDPSDVSRFDSLIEEIADYVLYAEIDSDEAYWIAYHVLLDSIGTGLLALRFPACTKLLGPLVPGGELPGGARVPGTSYELDPVQAAFNIGCMIRWLDYNDTWLAAEWGHPSDNLGSILALADYLSRLRMQSGEAPFTIHDVLTLAIKAHEIQGVLALNTSLNRVGLDHVHLVKIASTAVATAMLGGTRTQVCSAVSNAWIDGASLRTYRHAPNTGSRKSWAAGDATSRAVRLALMTMKGEMGYSSALTAQQWGFQDVLFRGNALTLARPLGSYVMENILFKISFPAEFHAQTAVECAFELHEQVRNRFAEIQEIRLTTHESAIRIIDKRGPLHNPADRDHCLQYMVAIGLLYGTLTAEHYEDEAAADPRIDELRAKMTVGEDRGYSQDYLDPELRSIANAIEIVYTDGTKSEKVVCEYPIGHRRRREEGLPKVIAKYKANLLSRYTPEQTQVIEDVSLAYEELLAMPAPAFLSLFTTST, encoded by the coding sequence ATGAGCTCGGCAGCTAATCATGATCCTTCAGATGTGTCTCGTTTCGACTCTCTGATTGAAGAAATTGCTGACTATGTCTTGTACGCAGAGATTGATAGTGATGAAGCCTACTGGATTGCGTACCATGTGTTATTGGATTCCATTGGCACGGGGCTGCTTGCTTTACGGTTTCCTGCTTGCACGAAGCTGTTAGGACCGCTAGTTCCAGGAGGTGAATTGCCAGGAGGAGCGCGTGTACCAGGTACTTCGTATGAGCTTGACCCTGTGCAGGCTGCTTTCAATATCGGATGTATGATTCGATGGCTGGATTATAATGACACGTGGCTTGCAGCGGAATGGGGACACCCTTCTGACAATCTGGGCAGTATTCTGGCATTAGCCGACTATCTAAGTCGATTGCGCATGCAAAGCGGCGAAGCGCCGTTTACGATCCATGATGTGCTTACATTGGCGATCAAAGCGCATGAGATTCAAGGTGTCCTCGCGCTGAATACGAGCTTGAATCGGGTAGGTCTGGATCATGTGCATTTGGTCAAAATAGCCTCAACTGCGGTCGCAACCGCAATGCTTGGCGGCACGCGCACACAAGTGTGCAGTGCGGTATCTAACGCGTGGATCGATGGCGCGAGCTTGCGGACGTATCGACATGCGCCGAATACAGGTTCACGGAAGTCATGGGCCGCTGGCGATGCAACGAGCCGAGCCGTTCGATTGGCTTTGATGACGATGAAAGGAGAAATGGGCTATAGCTCCGCCCTCACTGCACAGCAATGGGGCTTTCAGGATGTGCTGTTCCGGGGCAATGCCCTGACATTAGCACGACCCTTAGGTTCCTATGTGATGGAAAATATTTTATTTAAAATCTCGTTTCCAGCTGAATTCCACGCGCAAACCGCAGTCGAGTGCGCATTCGAGCTTCATGAGCAGGTTAGAAATCGGTTCGCTGAGATTCAAGAAATTAGATTAACCACGCATGAGTCGGCGATACGGATTATTGATAAGCGCGGCCCTCTGCATAACCCGGCAGATCGGGATCATTGTCTGCAATATATGGTCGCCATCGGGCTCCTGTACGGGACGCTAACGGCTGAGCACTATGAGGATGAAGCAGCGGCTGATCCGCGTATTGACGAGTTACGAGCCAAAATGACCGTGGGGGAGGATAGGGGGTACAGCCAAGATTATTTGGATCCTGAACTGAGGTCAATCGCCAATGCGATTGAGATTGTGTATACGGACGGCACCAAGTCAGAGAAAGTCGTGTGCGAGTATCCGATTGGTCATCGACGACGGAGGGAGGAGGGACTGCCCAAGGTTATTGCGAAATACAAGGCGAATCTACTGAGCCGATATACTCCTGAGCAGACGCAAGTCATCGAGGATGTGTCGCTTGCTTATGAGGAGCTGCTTGCGATGCCTGCGCCGGCGTTTCTTTCTTTGTTTACGACATCGACATAG
- the prpB gene encoding methylisocitrate lyase — MSWLIEEEPDQRRLAADFKQLVTAGPIVQIPGTHDGMSARLAKLANFQAIYLSGAAFSASRGLPDLGVHYSNEVADRARELVRASGLPLLVDIDTGFGGILQVARTAKEMVEAKAAAVQLEDQEMPKKCGHLNGKKLVTADEMVQKIKTIKEVAPTLYLIARTDAKGVTGMQDAIERAQRYVAAGADAIFPEALEREEEFRLFRSAVDVPLLANMTEFGRTPYWTADQFASFGFQMILYPVTSLRVAAKAIERVFDDIRLHGSQQSSLPSMQTRKELYAAIRYEEYEALDGRIAKTILDEQV, encoded by the coding sequence ATGTCCTGGCTGATTGAAGAAGAGCCGGATCAGCGTCGTCTTGCGGCCGATTTCAAGCAGCTGGTGACAGCAGGTCCGATTGTGCAAATTCCTGGCACCCACGATGGGATGTCAGCACGGTTAGCTAAGCTTGCGAATTTCCAAGCTATTTATCTTTCTGGTGCGGCTTTCAGCGCGAGTCGAGGGCTGCCCGATCTTGGCGTGCATTATTCGAACGAGGTTGCTGATCGCGCACGTGAATTAGTTCGGGCATCTGGACTCCCGCTTCTCGTCGACATTGATACGGGATTCGGCGGCATCCTGCAAGTCGCCCGGACAGCGAAGGAGATGGTTGAAGCTAAAGCAGCCGCTGTACAGCTTGAAGATCAAGAGATGCCAAAGAAATGCGGGCATCTGAATGGCAAGAAGCTTGTCACCGCCGATGAAATGGTGCAGAAAATAAAGACAATTAAGGAAGTCGCTCCGACACTGTATCTGATTGCGCGTACGGATGCCAAAGGTGTGACGGGCATGCAGGATGCCATCGAACGTGCGCAACGATATGTGGCAGCTGGCGCAGATGCGATTTTCCCTGAAGCCCTGGAGCGCGAAGAGGAGTTTCGCTTATTTCGTTCCGCTGTTGATGTGCCGTTGCTGGCTAATATGACCGAATTCGGCCGAACGCCGTATTGGACAGCAGACCAGTTTGCGAGCTTCGGTTTTCAAATGATTTTGTATCCCGTCACCTCGCTTCGCGTTGCCGCTAAGGCGATTGAACGTGTATTTGACGACATTCGGTTACATGGGTCACAGCAATCCTCCCTACCGTCGATGCAAACCCGTAAGGAGCTGTACGCAGCGATTCGTTATGAGGAATATGAAGCGTTGGACGGGCGGATTGCAAAGACGATTCTGGATGAGCAAGTGTAA